One Succinivibrio dextrinosolvens DNA window includes the following coding sequences:
- a CDS encoding sensor domain-containing diguanylate cyclase: protein MESNNYDEADMVNEVELLQEALGSGAWNMTFDQNGELTSVNWSQVFRRMIGYKDESDFPNKLSSFIDRLHDDDRERVVNLYWNAVKDYTDRTVYDTEYKFLTNNRGYRWFHAAGRIARRENGSPISIVGFFIDIDDKKKLEESLKAADEEKTEQLRILKSLADMYYSMHLINLRTGNITEYSSGTELREFLDKKISAAEKMRLIMENVVVPQFRESALKFTDLTTLSERMRGLKTLSSEFVGIYTGWFLANFIAVETDNEGCPTVVLFSTQVIDERKQQEHVLFLRSVTDDMTGFLNRRAYEAQLEYYRRNPIPENLVFTVFDINQLKHVNDTLGHAAGDELICGFASIANKLKMLQGKNGKVFRTGGDEFVGIFCLTPEQYAIGEKEFFNHVSKWRGKLVKRIAIASGTACRSDYPDLNIDELAKIADQNMYTSKAEYYKRKGIERRHI, encoded by the coding sequence ATGGAATCTAATAATTATGACGAAGCAGACATGGTTAATGAGGTAGAACTTCTTCAGGAAGCTCTTGGCTCTGGTGCCTGGAATATGACTTTCGACCAGAATGGTGAGCTGACTTCTGTAAATTGGAGCCAGGTATTCCGACGCATGATTGGTTATAAGGATGAATCAGACTTTCCTAACAAGTTAAGCTCGTTCATTGACAGACTTCATGATGATGACCGAGAAAGAGTTGTTAACTTGTACTGGAATGCAGTAAAAGATTATACCGATAGAACTGTTTATGACACCGAATACAAATTTCTAACCAATAATCGAGGTTATCGCTGGTTTCATGCCGCTGGTAGAATTGCAAGAAGAGAAAATGGTTCTCCAATCTCTATTGTCGGTTTCTTTATTGATATTGATGACAAGAAAAAACTCGAGGAAAGTCTAAAAGCAGCCGATGAAGAAAAGACAGAACAGCTAAGAATTCTAAAGTCCCTTGCTGATATGTATTATTCCATGCATCTGATTAACCTTAGGACAGGGAATATCACAGAATATTCTTCTGGTACCGAGCTAAGGGAATTTTTGGATAAAAAAATTTCAGCGGCAGAAAAAATGCGACTTATTATGGAGAATGTTGTTGTTCCTCAATTTCGTGAAAGTGCCTTAAAGTTTACAGATCTGACCACACTTAGTGAACGTATGAGAGGGCTTAAGACACTATCCTCTGAGTTTGTGGGAATATATACCGGCTGGTTTCTAGCTAACTTTATTGCTGTAGAAACGGATAATGAAGGATGTCCTACTGTCGTACTGTTCTCAACACAGGTAATTGATGAACGCAAGCAGCAGGAACACGTTCTATTCCTGCGTTCAGTTACAGATGATATGACAGGATTCCTGAATCGAAGAGCATACGAAGCTCAACTTGAATATTATCGCAGAAATCCAATTCCTGAAAATCTGGTATTCACGGTTTTCGATATAAATCAGCTTAAGCATGTTAATGATACTCTTGGTCATGCGGCTGGAGATGAACTGATTTGCGGATTTGCTAGTATTGCAAACAAACTGAAAATGCTGCAAGGGAAAAATGGTAAAGTTTTTCGAACCGGAGGAGATGAATTTGTAGGTATATTTTGCTTAACCCCTGAACAATATGCTATTGGAGAAAAAGAATTCTTTAATCATGTTAGTAAATGGAGGGGCAAGCTGGTAAAGAGAATTGCTATTGCAAGCGGAACAGCCTGCAGATCAGATTATCCGGATCTAAACATTGATGAGCTTGCAAAGATTGCAGATCAGAATATGTACACATCCAAAGCAGAATATTACAAGCGAAAAGGTATCGAGCGCAGACATATCTAA
- the speB gene encoding agmatinase, producing the protein MQTLNHENDISLVSNAFGFLRTPLNFEPYSSDADVVITGVPFDMATSGRAGTRFGPNAIRQISTQLAWEHCRYPWKFNVLDKLNVVDCGDLVYSFGDNQDMVNKLIAHADKLLASGKKMLTFGGDHFITLPLLRAHAKKYGKLSLIHFDAHADTYSNGSDFDHGTMFYHAPNEDLIDVKKSVQVGIRTEFDEKDGFLVLDGAAANDMSVEDISLAIHERVGGSKCYISFDIDCLDPAYAPGTGTPVVGGMSTDKIMKILRALKDLDIVGMDIVEVSPAYDHSDITSLAAASIALEMLYMEGYKRM; encoded by the coding sequence ATGCAGACATTAAATCACGAGAACGATATTTCACTGGTATCTAATGCCTTTGGATTTCTACGTACCCCTTTAAACTTTGAACCTTACAGCAGTGATGCTGATGTGGTAATCACAGGTGTTCCTTTTGATATGGCTACCTCCGGCCGTGCAGGTACCCGCTTTGGACCAAATGCCATCAGACAGATTTCAACCCAGCTGGCATGGGAGCACTGCCGCTATCCATGGAAGTTCAACGTTCTGGATAAGCTGAACGTTGTTGACTGCGGTGATCTGGTTTATTCATTCGGTGACAACCAGGATATGGTAAACAAGCTGATAGCTCATGCAGACAAGCTGCTTGCATCAGGTAAGAAGATGCTGACCTTCGGCGGTGATCATTTCATCACCCTGCCTCTTCTACGCGCTCATGCCAAGAAATACGGCAAGCTATCTCTGATTCATTTTGATGCTCACGCTGACACCTATTCAAACGGTTCAGATTTCGATCATGGCACCATGTTCTATCATGCTCCTAATGAGGATCTGATTGACGTTAAGAAGTCAGTTCAGGTTGGTATCCGTACTGAATTTGATGAGAAGGACGGTTTCCTGGTACTGGACGGTGCTGCTGCAAATGATATGTCTGTTGAGGATATTTCACTTGCAATCCATGAGAGAGTCGGTGGCAGCAAGTGTTATATCAGCTTTGATATCGACTGTCTTGATCCTGCATACGCTCCTGGTACAGGTACTCCTGTAGTAGGCGGCATGTCCACCGACAAGATCATGAAGATCCTGCGTGCTCTTAAAGATCTTGATATTGTAGGAATGGATATTGTTGAGGTTTCACCTGCTTACGATCATAGTGATATTACCTCTTTAGCTGCAGCTTCAATCGCACTTGAGATGCTGTACATGGAAGGATACAAGAGAATGTAA